The following coding sequences are from one Triticum dicoccoides isolate Atlit2015 ecotype Zavitan chromosome 4A, WEW_v2.0, whole genome shotgun sequence window:
- the LOC119286266 gene encoding ethylene-responsive transcription factor ABI4-like produces MDGCWRLPGGHGGGAAGRVVRVHFLDADATDDSDEETNRPQRRGARRCVREIGLPRGFSLPSAAAGAASSSSHWTREKRLRAAAAGKARTLVACGGDDWSAGARAARRLRGVRRRPWGKYAAEIRDPKLGRRVWLGTFNTAEEAKSVYDSAVLRLRGPSAVTKDTAPSPSPPVSTVTASAPSPSTSAASPPSPSTTAAPSPSPYGRAASPPSPSTTATSAPSPISTAASPPSPSTTAASQSATTSWSLVNADEEVTAAFGLGFVDEETSLNNLMQFCLPAACSSRWDPSADFVELADLDDLFAPEPLAA; encoded by the coding sequence ATGGACGGTTGCTGGCGGCTCCCCGGAGGccacggcggcggcgccgccggccGCGTCGTCCGCGTGCACTTTCTGGACGCGGATGCCACCGACGACTCCGACGAGGAGACGAACCGGCCTCAGCGACGCGGCGCGCGGCGATGCGTGCGGGAGATCGGCCTGCCGCGCGGGTTCTCTCTTCCGTCCGCCGCGGCGGGTGCGGCGAGCAGCTCCTCCCACTGGACGCGCGAGAAGAGGTTGAGGGCGGCCGCGGCCGGCAAGGCGCGTACGTTGGTGGCGTGCGGCGGGGATGATTGGTCCGCGGGGGCTAGGGCGGCCCGGCGATTGCGCGGCGTGCGGCGCCGGCCGTGGGGCAAGTATGCGGCGGAGATCCGCGACCCGAAGCTGGGGCGGCGCGTCTGGCTTGGCACCTTCAACACCGCCGAGGAGGCCAAGTCCGTCTATGACTCCGCCGTGCTCCGCCTCCGCGGCCCGAGCGCAGTCACTAAGGACACCGCGCCTTCCCCCTCGCCGCCCGTCTCCACCGTGACGGCGTCCGCGCCGTCGCCGTCGACATCCGCGGCCTCTCCCCCGTCGCCCTCCACCACGGCGGCCCCTTCTCCGTCGCCCTACGGTAGGGCGGCCTCTCCCCCGTCGCCCTCCACCACGGCGACCTCTGCCCCGTCGCCCATCAGCACGGCGGCCTCCCCCCCGTCGCCCTCCACCACGGCGGCCTCCCAGTCGGCGACCACCAGCTGGTCCTTGGTGAACGCGGACGAGGAGGTGACGGCAGCGTTCGGCCTGGGATTCGTCGACGAGGAGACCTCCCTGAACAACCTGATGCAGTTCTGCCTCCCCGCAGCGTGCAGCAGCAGGTGGGACCCCTCGGCGGACTTCGTGGAGCTGGCGGACCTCGACGACCTCTTCGCGCCGGAACCCCTGGCGGCCTGA